CGGCAGAGGTGAGCCAAAACGTCTTAATTAAGTGCCACGGCACTCCCCACACAGGTGATGGCCTACTACGTGGGCGTCGACCTCGGGGCAACGAACGTGCGAGCGGTCGTCGCAGACGGATCAGCGACGATCCTCGGCTCTGCCCGTGGCTCGACGCCGCGCGGACCGACTGGCATTGCGGTCACCGAAGCGATCCTCGATCTCATCCGCGAAGCCTGCGTCGAGGCGGGCGTCGACCCCGTAGCGGCGACTGCCTGTGGGATCGGCTCGATTGGCCCACTGGATCTCGCCGCCGGTGCGGTCGAAGATCCAGCCAATCTTCCGGATGTAATCGAGCGAATCCCGCTTACTGGCCCGATCTCGAAGCTCCTCGATACTGACGAGATACATCTTCACAACGACACGATTGCGGGTGTGATCGGCGAGCGGTTCCACTCCGAGCGCAACCCCGACGACATGGTCTATCTCACGATGTCGTCGGGCATCGGCGCGGGCGTCTGTGTCGACGGCCACGTTATCGCTGGCTGGGACGGCAACGCCGGCGAGGTCGGCCACCTGACGCTCGATCCACAGGGGATCATGACCTGCGGCTGTGGCCACGACGGCCACTGGGAGGCCTACTGCTCGGGCAACAACATCCCGCGCTATGCCCGCCGGCTCCACGATGAGGACCCCATCGACACCGCCCTCCCGCTGGAAGACCCCGACTTCTCTGCGGTCGACGTCTTCGATCACGCCGGCTCCGACACGTTCGCCGACCACGTCATTGAGCAGGTCACTCACTGGAACGCGATGGGCGTGGCGAACATCGTCCACGCCTACGCCCCGCTGGTGATCAGCGTCGGCGGCGCGGTCGCACTCAACAACCCCGAGAAGGTGGTCGACCCGCTTCGCGAACGCCTCGACGAGATGGTGATGTCGAACATCCCTGAAGTCAGGCTGACCGATCTCGGCGATGACGTCGTCGTCAAGGGGGCTGTCGCCAGCGCGCTGACAGACGGAACGGGCGACCGCTCGCGGCTGTAGGGTTTCCTTTCGTTCGACGGCTCACATCCTTTATTCGCTTCGACCGCTTTGCCACCGGTATGCATCGACGCGAGGCGCTGGGACTCGGGGCGGTCGGACTCCTCGGCTCCGGCGTCGTCTACGGTGTCGCCACCCGTTCGGACGACGAAAGCGGGCCGACCAACCCCTACGAACCGCTCGGCTCGGTCGACATCGATGGCACCGCCGAGGTCGTGACGAGCGACGACGGGCGTACCGCCTACGTGGCAACGACTTCCGGCTACGCGACAGTCGACATCTCCGACCCCGAGAATCCAACCGTTCTCGCTGACATCCGCGACCCGCTTTCCGACCTGTCCGGTGGACCACTTCGGGATATTTTGGATGTCGATCTCTCGGGCGACCGACTGCTGGTCGCCGGACCTGCCCACGACCACGACGCAGACCTGCAGGCTGTCCTGCTCGTCGACGTTTCGGATCCGGCCGATCCGACCCGACTCGGTGTTTTCGAGACGGACTCCCACATTCACAACGTCTTTCTCGACGGTGACTATGCCTATCTCTGCGGCAACGACATGGCTCGCAACCCGCTTGTCATCGTCGACGTCACCGATCCAACCGACCTACGCGAGGTGGCCCGCTGGTCGATTCTCGACGCCCGTCCCGACTGGGAGCCGGTCGCGCCAATCTTGCGGTATCTCCACGACGTCTGGGTTCACGATGGGCTGGCGGTGTTGCCCTACTGGGACGCCGGGACGTGGCTGGTCGACGTCTCCGAGCCAACGCAGCCAACGTTGCTGAGCCGAATTGGTCCACACGAACCCGCCGACCTCGGGGGGCTCGCGAACAGTGGGGTCGCCACCGAACAGCAAACGCTCCCGGGCAACGCCCACTACGGGTCGACCGATCCGACCAACTCGGTGCTGGCGCTCGGCCGCGAGGCGTGGGCGGTCGACACCGACGGCGAGCAGGGCGGTCCCGGAGGAATCGAACTGTACGATATTAGCGAGTCGACCGCGCCCCAGCAGCTCGCGGCCATCGAGCCGCCCGAGACGCCGGATGCGACGTTCGATGGGACGTGGACCTCCGCCCACAACTTCGAGCTGTCGACCGACCGGCTTTACAGTTCGTGGTATCAGGGCGGGGTGATGATCCACGACATCACTGATCCCGCCGATCCCAGCCGGATTGCGGCGTGGCGCGACCCCGAGCGACTCAGCTTCTGGACCGCCCGGCAGGCGCTCGACGGCGAGAGCGTCGTCGCCAGTAGCATGGGCCGCCACGGGAGTTCGCCGGGGCTCTGGATCTTTCCGGACCGGGCCGGTCGACAGCCGGACCGACCACCGCTGGAGTAGCATGATCGTTTGTTACTGACTCGCATTTCAACCACAACTTACCCATACCTGCGGCCCAAAGGGTAGATAATGACTGACGAGAGCCTCAAATCACGAGTCGAGACGTGGATGGTCAAACAGATGCCGATCATCCAGATGCACGGCGGCACGAGCGTCGTCCGTGAGGCCGACGCCGAAAGCGGACAGGTCGTCGTCGAACTCGGCGGCACCTGCTCGGGTTGTGGGATTTCGAACGTGACTGCCCAGAACATCAAGCGAGATATGTTCATGGAGTTCGAGGAAATCGAAAACGTCGAAGTCAAAGTTCCCTCGACCGGCGATACCGGTGCTGATACGGTCGAAGGCGGCCGCGGCGGCGATCTGCAGTACTCCAACGAATCGGCCGGTCACTTCTGAGTCGACGCTCTCTCTCGCTGGTTTCAGTATCGTTACAGTCGGGTTCGTCTATCTCTTCGCGGTCGACGTCGTCCAGTCCGGTCGCCAGTGTGCATCGGTATGTTCATGATGATCAGTTAGCGTGGTACTAACAATAGCTGATGTCGATGTTGAATACACCTATCGTGTTGCCGTCGACCAGTGTCAGGCCGTCGACTCCCATGCGTAGTGAGTACAAATGAGCCTGCAAACACCGTTTCTCACGGATGTGACGCCGCTTTTCACCCTCGCCGGCGGGATCGAAACGCTCGTCGAGTCGGCGACCGGCTGGCCCGGGATGGGAATTATTTTCGTCTACTCGTTTCTGATTGCGTTCATCCTCCCCGGCCCGAGCGAGGTCGTCCTCGTCGCGCCGATTGATCTCGGCTTTAGCCCGGTGACACAGCTCGCCAGCATCATGCTCGTGAGCGCGACCGGGAAGGCCGCCGGGAGTGTCTTTGCGTTCCACATCGGCCAAGAGGTCAAACAGTCGGGACCGATTGTGCGGTGGCTCCGCAACTCGCGGTGGAACATCTTGGCGTGGTCCGAAAAACAGTCGGTCACACTCGCCCGTCAGTACGGCTACGCCGGGCTGGCGATGGCGCTCTCGGTGCCGTTTTTCCCCGATACCATTTCGATCTACGCGTTTTCGATCCTCGAAAAGGACTACCTGAAGTTCGCCATTGCGACGTTCATCGGGAGTCTGGGTCGACTGCTCGTCACGGTCGGTATTTTCGGCGGTGTCTCGGCGATTATCTGAGTTCCTCCCATCGGCGTTCGCATACTGCGCGAACGGAAAACCACTTGCACCTCGCCGCGAGAGTGTCTGTATGAGCACGACCCCACCCGAGCAGACGGCCGCCGAGGTTGTCGTCGTCGACTACGGCCTCGGCAACCTCCGTAGCGTCACCCGCGGCCTCGAACGCGCCGGCGCGGGCGTCACCATCTCCGAGGACCCCGACACCTTCGCCGATGCCGACGGTATCGTTCTCCCCGGCGTCGGCGCGTTCCGCGAGGGGATGGACAACGCCGGCCCCTACCGCAAAGCCCTCGCCGAGGCCGCCGACCGCGGCCAGCCCATCTTCGGGATCTGTCTCGGCATGCAGATGCTCCTTGGATCGAGTGAGGAAGCCGAACACGCCGGTGAGGGCGACGTCGAGGGCCTGAACTTCATTCCCGGCACGAACGTTCGGTTCGACGTCGACCGGAAAGTCCCACACATGGGCTGGAACGAACTCGACGTGCAGCGAGACCACCCGCTTGTTGAGGGCGTCGACGGCGAGTACGCCTATTTCGTTCACTCGTATTACGCTGACCCCGACGATGACCACGCAGTCGTCGCCACCACCGACTACGGCGTCGACTTCCCTGCGGTGATCGCCAACGACGAGGGAACCGTCTTCGGCACTCAGTTCCATCCCGAAAAGAGCGGTGAGACCGGCCTGCAGATTCTGCGGAACTTCGTCGACCTCTGTGCTGAATAGCTGTCTTCGTTTATAAATAGCCGCCGAGTAATTTTAAATCCGCTTAGTCGAACCGAACGCCCAGATCGTGCAGGCCGTCGTTGTTCATCGCGACGTTGATCAACAGCGGCGTGACCGCCTCGATCTCAGCGGCGTTTGCGATGCCACCTGCATCCAGTGCCCGAAGTCCATCGATATCCTCGGCCAGCGATTCGACCGTCGATTTTGCAGATTCGTCGTCACCGATCACCAGCGTGTCGATCCCCAACTCGGCGTCCAGATCGGTCAGTCGACCGGCCGCGAGGTTGTGGAACGCACCGACCACCGGGATACCCTCAGGGGCCGCCTCGACCGCGATCTTCGTCACACTGCCCGCGCCGGGCTTGTGGTAGTGGAACCCCTCGTCGTCGCGTTTCATCCCTGTCGCTGGCGTGATGAGGATGTCACCCTCGTGGAGAGATCCCTCAACGGCCTCGATGGTGTCGGCGATGTGGTAGGCCGGGACCGCGAGGACAATTATGTCGGCGCGGTCGGCGGCCATCCCGTTTTCAAAGCCCGTGATCTTGGTGTCGACGCCCCGATCCTCGATTTTGGCCTCGTACTCGTTGGCCTTCGAGCGTGCCTTTTCAGGGTCTCGGGAGCCGATTACGATGTCGTGGTTGCTGTGGAACGCCCACCGCAGGGCGAGTCCTTCACCGATATCGCCAGTGCCGCCAAGGAGTGCGATTCGCATGCCACATAGTGGGCGCTATCCCCGCCTAAGCGTTGTGTGTTCGGCCAACGCTCCCGGTATCGATGACAGCGTCAGTAGTCCGTCTCTAATTTAAATAGTCCGGTAGATCGTTGATCGACTCCAGTACGCCCGTAGCCCCGGCGTCGACGAACTTCTCGCGGCCCACGTCGCCGGTCAGCCCGCCAGTGAGAACGCCGATTCCTTTATATGAGATTTTGCTGTCTGCAGCCGCCGCGTTGGTCGCTGTCTCGATATCATCCAGCGTGTCGCCAACGAAGACGACCGATTCAGAATCGAATCGGTCTACGAGTGTCATGAGTGCGTAGGGGTGGGGTTTGCCCTCCTCCCAGTTATCCATCGTGAACCGGTGGTTATCGTCGACCTCCAAGCCAACACGATCCAAGGCAATCGTCGCCTCGGCGGCCGGTCGACCCGTTACCACGCCGACATTGTAGCTGTCGGTCAGTGTGTCCAGCGTCTTGGGGTCGACCAACACTGGCTCGTCGTGAATGTAGCCCGCCGTCTCGAACGGTGGCTCGCCGCCTTCGAGCTCTCGGAACAGCTCGCTCCCGAGATACAGTGCCTGAAACACCGTTCGGAGCTGGTCTGGATCCCACTGCTCGATGACCTCCTCGAAGGTCGCATTCGGGATTTCGGCCGCCAGCTCGGCCTCTGCGCCCTCCAGCCCGCCGCCGTGGGCAGCGATGCCATCGGTAAACGTCGCAATGTCGCTCTCGAAGCCAGCCTGCTGTGCGAGTACGTAGAGGGCGACCGCGTCGGTCACCAGCCAGTCGTTGTTGAAGCCGCCGGCGTCTTTGAACGCCTGTAAGGCCTCGCGGTCGACCGTTTCGCCGTACACGCGGTCGACGCTGTCGACGATGGCCTGCCGGTAGGAGTCGGCCACGTCGACCAGTACACCGTCGATGTCGAGTACGACCGTATCTACGTCCATTAACCGAACTGAACCGGCGGACTGAAAAAAACGTACCGAGATACGGCAGTGGTCACTGCGTGCCATATCTCTTCACAATCGGCGGACGGAACGCAGTCGGTGGCGTGAGACTTAATAACAACCCCTTCATAACGCCCTTCATGCTTGTCGACATCGTGCCGATTGGGGATGTCCCCGCCCAGGTCAAGCGGGAGTCATCGGCTAGCCTCCGGTCGGTCTATGGCTGTGATGTGACCGTCCATGACAGCCAGCCGATCCCCGACGGCGCGTTCGATCCCAACCGGGATCAACACCGCGCAGAGGATCTGATCGAACTGGTTAGCCGCGTGGGATCGGGTGACAAAAACATCGGCATCACCGCCGAAGATCTCTACTACCGCCGCCGCAACTACGTGTTCGGGCTGGCCTATCTCAACGGCAACGGCTCTGTGATCTCTACGTACCGCCTTCAGACCTCCTCCGACGGCGGCATCACCTCCAAACCCGAAACCGAAGTGTTCGCCGACCGCGTCCGCAAAGAGGTCGTCCACGAAATCGGTCACACCCTCGGCCTCGAACACTGTGACAACTCCAAATGCGTCATGAGCTTCTCACCGACCGTCCGGGAGGTCGACGTCAAAGAGGAGAACCTCTGTGGCTCCTGTAGTCGACTGGTTCGTTGAGATTTACTGTTGAAGAAGATGAAACTGACCACTTCTCAGCTGATTTCACCCTGCTATACTTAGAGTCTGAGTCTGTCACCAGCATCCGCGCGAGCAGGGCGAGCGCGGTTCTCCGAGGGCGAGACCAGAGGCCGAGCCCTCGGCCTTTTTCATCGAAGTTTTTGCGCCGAGCGGTTCGCCTCTGGCGAACCCGAGGCGGAAAAAGTTCGGCGCTCGCAGTCTTGTAGTACCCTGTTCACTCCGTAATCAGTGCCTCGTACAGCGTCAGCGTTCGCTCGATCAACGTCTCGGAATCGGTCCCAAACAGCACCACGCCGGGCTGTCGACCCTCGCTACCCCGGTCGATCACCGCCGCTGGCGGTTTGTTGTCCGGCAGGCTCTCGCTGTCGATACTGACGACCGGAGCCGTGTGGTCGACGCGCTCGACGGCGTCGCTTTCCACGTCGGCAGTCTCGCTTTCGACGACCGGGCCGTCGACTGCCGACAGCGCGGTTTCGACACCGGCGTCGAACCGGCAGTTGACCGCAAACCGGAGTTCGGGGAACGTCTCGCGGGCCGCCAGCAGCTGGTTGGCAAGCCCAATCGAGCCACCCGAGCGAACCCCCGCAGTCGGCCGAATTCCGCTTCGTGTTCGGCAGATTCGGCCGTCGACACCGACGACCTCTGCTGGGGTTTCGGCGTACCGCGTCGCGCCGACAACGCCCATGCCGATGTCGGGAACGAGTGTTTCGACCTTGCGGTCGACCAGCCGGGCGACAACCGCCTCGACTGCGTCGCTGACCGCCACGCGGTCGGCGCGCTCCCGGAGGTCGACGAGATGGTGGACCGATCCCGGCCCGGAGCCGACATCGATCCCGTAGCGTACTGCGCGCTCCATGAACGCCACGCCACCGGCGACCGCCGTCGAGAGCGACTCACCGCGGGCGAGGCGGGCTGCAATCGCACTCGACAGCGTGCAGCCCGAGCCGTGGGTCGCGGCGGTCTCGATCCGGGGATGACTGAACTGTTCGGTTCGTGGCTCCCCATCGGCCTCCGCGACGACGAGGGTGTCGACCACGTCGTCGCCATCCAAATGGCCACCTTTGACGAGCGCGGCGTCGGCCCCTTGGTCGACCAGTTCGCGGCCAGCCTGCTCGGCAGCTT
This sequence is a window from Halohasta litchfieldiae. Protein-coding genes within it:
- a CDS encoding TIGR01548 family HAD-type hydrolase, which produces MDVDTVVLDIDGVLVDVADSYRQAIVDSVDRVYGETVDREALQAFKDAGGFNNDWLVTDAVALYVLAQQAGFESDIATFTDGIAAHGGGLEGAEAELAAEIPNATFEEVIEQWDPDQLRTVFQALYLGSELFRELEGGEPPFETAGYIHDEPVLVDPKTLDTLTDSYNVGVVTGRPAAEATIALDRVGLEVDDNHRFTMDNWEEGKPHPYALMTLVDRFDSESVVFVGDTLDDIETATNAAAADSKISYKGIGVLTGGLTGDVGREKFVDAGATGVLESINDLPDYLN
- a CDS encoding NifU family protein, translating into MTDESLKSRVETWMVKQMPIIQMHGGTSVVREADAESGQVVVELGGTCSGCGISNVTAQNIKRDMFMEFEEIENVEVKVPSTGDTGADTVEGGRGGDLQYSNESAGHF
- a CDS encoding ROK family protein, encoding MAYYVGVDLGATNVRAVVADGSATILGSARGSTPRGPTGIAVTEAILDLIREACVEAGVDPVAATACGIGSIGPLDLAAGAVEDPANLPDVIERIPLTGPISKLLDTDEIHLHNDTIAGVIGERFHSERNPDDMVYLTMSSGIGAGVCVDGHVIAGWDGNAGEVGHLTLDPQGIMTCGCGHDGHWEAYCSGNNIPRYARRLHDEDPIDTALPLEDPDFSAVDVFDHAGSDTFADHVIEQVTHWNAMGVANIVHAYAPLVISVGGAVALNNPEKVVDPLRERLDEMVMSNIPEVRLTDLGDDVVVKGAVASALTDGTGDRSRL
- a CDS encoding LVIVD repeat-containing protein → MHRREALGLGAVGLLGSGVVYGVATRSDDESGPTNPYEPLGSVDIDGTAEVVTSDDGRTAYVATTSGYATVDISDPENPTVLADIRDPLSDLSGGPLRDILDVDLSGDRLLVAGPAHDHDADLQAVLLVDVSDPADPTRLGVFETDSHIHNVFLDGDYAYLCGNDMARNPLVIVDVTDPTDLREVARWSILDARPDWEPVAPILRYLHDVWVHDGLAVLPYWDAGTWLVDVSEPTQPTLLSRIGPHEPADLGGLANSGVATEQQTLPGNAHYGSTDPTNSVLALGREAWAVDTDGEQGGPGGIELYDISESTAPQQLAAIEPPETPDATFDGTWTSAHNFELSTDRLYSSWYQGGVMIHDITDPADPSRIAAWRDPERLSFWTARQALDGESVVASSMGRHGSSPGLWIFPDRAGRQPDRPPLE
- the npdG gene encoding NADPH-dependent F420 reductase; this translates as MRIALLGGTGDIGEGLALRWAFHSNHDIVIGSRDPEKARSKANEYEAKIEDRGVDTKITGFENGMAADRADIIVLAVPAYHIADTIEAVEGSLHEGDILITPATGMKRDDEGFHYHKPGAGSVTKIAVEAAPEGIPVVGAFHNLAAGRLTDLDAELGIDTLVIGDDESAKSTVESLAEDIDGLRALDAGGIANAAEIEAVTPLLINVAMNNDGLHDLGVRFD
- a CDS encoding YqaA family protein; its protein translation is MSLQTPFLTDVTPLFTLAGGIETLVESATGWPGMGIIFVYSFLIAFILPGPSEVVLVAPIDLGFSPVTQLASIMLVSATGKAAGSVFAFHIGQEVKQSGPIVRWLRNSRWNILAWSEKQSVTLARQYGYAGLAMALSVPFFPDTISIYAFSILEKDYLKFAIATFIGSLGRLLVTVGIFGGVSAII
- the thiD gene encoding bifunctional hydroxymethylpyrimidine kinase/phosphomethylpyrimidine kinase — its product is MTRQYAPVSPPVALTIAGSDSGGGAGIQADLKTMEAHDAFGTSVITATTAQNTTGVHDVNVLPTDHIEAQYDAVVEDFRVQAIKTGMLATAPVIETVVDCLNRYERPLVVDPVMVAATGDRLLSEDAEAAYADLIKQSTLVTPNVDEAEILTETEIDDAKAAEQAGRELVDQGADAALVKGGHLDGDDVVDTLVVAEADGEPRTEQFSHPRIETAATHGSGCTLSSAIAARLARGESLSTAVAGGVAFMERAVRYGIDVGSGPGSVHHLVDLRERADRVAVSDAVEAVVARLVDRKVETLVPDIGMGVVGATRYAETPAEVVGVDGRICRTRSGIRPTAGVRSGGSIGLANQLLAARETFPELRFAVNCRFDAGVETALSAVDGPVVESETADVESDAVERVDHTAPVVSIDSESLPDNKPPAAVIDRGSEGRQPGVVLFGTDSETLIERTLTLYEALITE
- the hisH gene encoding imidazole glycerol phosphate synthase subunit HisH; its protein translation is MSTTPPEQTAAEVVVVDYGLGNLRSVTRGLERAGAGVTISEDPDTFADADGIVLPGVGAFREGMDNAGPYRKALAEAADRGQPIFGICLGMQMLLGSSEEAEHAGEGDVEGLNFIPGTNVRFDVDRKVPHMGWNELDVQRDHPLVEGVDGEYAYFVHSYYADPDDDHAVVATTDYGVDFPAVIANDEGTVFGTQFHPEKSGETGLQILRNFVDLCAE
- a CDS encoding archaemetzincin family Zn-dependent metalloprotease; the protein is MLVDIVPIGDVPAQVKRESSASLRSVYGCDVTVHDSQPIPDGAFDPNRDQHRAEDLIELVSRVGSGDKNIGITAEDLYYRRRNYVFGLAYLNGNGSVISTYRLQTSSDGGITSKPETEVFADRVRKEVVHEIGHTLGLEHCDNSKCVMSFSPTVREVDVKEENLCGSCSRLVR